A part of Geothrix oryzae genomic DNA contains:
- the yaaA gene encoding peroxide stress protein YaaA has protein sequence MKDAPIILLAPSEDKAPGGTPARLAETPAQRWVRERLVALAKKNDPEVLRKVFDVKELALAKARAEALALGGVVPVLPALARYTGVAFQALDAATLPPETWAQVFVLSNLRGLVRGDEPVPPYKLKAGAIPGLRAHWREALPAQLAAIPAGPLWELLPGDGADLLKSWVRPRHTVEIFDARGRAISHFSKKYRGLVARWILAHRQGDPRKVLKGRISGCQWAGADENDRGGLALRLLVES, from the coding sequence ATGAAGGACGCGCCGATCATCCTCCTCGCGCCCTCCGAAGACAAAGCCCCCGGCGGAACCCCGGCACGCCTCGCGGAGACGCCCGCCCAGCGTTGGGTGCGGGAGCGGCTGGTGGCGTTGGCGAAAAAGAACGATCCCGAGGTCCTGAGGAAGGTCTTCGATGTCAAGGAGCTCGCCCTGGCCAAGGCCCGCGCGGAGGCCCTGGCGCTGGGAGGCGTCGTTCCCGTGCTGCCGGCGCTGGCGCGCTATACGGGGGTCGCCTTCCAGGCTCTCGACGCGGCCACCCTGCCGCCGGAGACCTGGGCTCAGGTGTTCGTCCTGTCCAACCTGCGGGGCCTGGTGCGCGGCGACGAGCCCGTGCCGCCCTACAAGCTCAAGGCCGGCGCCATTCCCGGCCTGAGGGCCCACTGGCGGGAGGCCCTCCCGGCCCAGCTGGCGGCGATTCCCGCCGGGCCCCTGTGGGAGTTGCTGCCCGGCGATGGGGCCGACCTGCTCAAAAGCTGGGTGCGGCCCCGGCACACCGTGGAGATCTTCGATGCCCGCGGCAGGGCCATCAGCCACTTCTCGAAGAAGTACCGGGGTCTGGTGGCGCGATGGATCCTCGCGCACCGGCAGGGCGACCCGCGCAAGGTGCTGAAGGGAAGAATTTCCGGCTGCCAGTGGGCCGGGGCGGACGAGAACGACCGGGGCGGCCTGGCCCTCCGGCTGCTGGTGGAATCATGA
- a CDS encoding DUF3473 domain-containing protein produces the protein MATERSLAFCAELGATATWFCLGDQAARHPGLLRRIVAEGHAIGLHGLTHRRAFEMSRTEWRASARDGRALLEDLSGQPVVGYRAPEWSLRGVAADWWQDLPELGFRYDSSRVPLSVIGNPAWPRRPHRLPNGVWELPPPVLWSGPPRSPLWGWGPRVLPFSLVRRALETLAAEDAGTPLVLHPWELDEGQPDLPGASFGHRFAHSAGLRGHAGHLRDLFAGFRLTTLEAWVEAR, from the coding sequence TGCGCGGAGCTGGGCGCCACGGCCACCTGGTTCTGCCTGGGGGACCAGGCCGCACGCCATCCCGGCCTGCTGCGGCGCATCGTGGCGGAGGGCCATGCCATCGGCCTGCACGGACTCACCCATCGGCGCGCGTTCGAGATGAGCCGCACCGAGTGGCGGGCCTCGGCGCGCGACGGCCGGGCTCTGCTGGAGGACCTGTCGGGTCAACCGGTGGTGGGCTACCGCGCTCCGGAGTGGAGCCTGCGGGGGGTGGCCGCGGACTGGTGGCAGGATCTTCCGGAGCTAGGTTTCCGGTACGACTCCAGCCGCGTGCCGCTCTCGGTCATCGGAAATCCGGCCTGGCCCCGGCGTCCCCACCGCCTTCCCAACGGGGTGTGGGAGCTGCCGCCTCCCGTGCTCTGGTCGGGGCCACCCCGGTCGCCGCTCTGGGGCTGGGGGCCGCGGGTGCTGCCCTTCAGCCTCGTGCGCCGGGCTCTGGAGACTCTGGCCGCCGAGGATGCGGGCACGCCCCTGGTGCTGCACCCCTGGGAGCTGGACGAGGGCCAGCCGGACCTGCCCGGCGCCTCGTTCGGCCACCGGTTCGCGCACAGCGCCGGTCTGCGGGGTCACGCGGGGCATCTGCGGGACCTGTTCGCGGGGTTCCGCCTCACGACCCTCGAAGCCTGGGTGGAGGCCCGATGA